A genomic region of Candidatus Pseudomonas phytovorans contains the following coding sequences:
- the gltS gene encoding sodium/glutamate symporter: MFELDFYGTLVAASLVLLLGRGLVARIGFLRAYNIPEPVAGGLVVALALLALRSFDVHVQFDTSLQTPLMLAFFATIGLSADFASLKKGGRVVAVFLLVVTGMLLVQNAMGIGLATVLGLDPLMGLLTGSISLSGGHGTGAAWGATFTEKFGLASASELAMASATFGLVLGGLIGGPVAKLLIKRVQTPEHEEQGPQLPKGFEQPDKERLITSFSFVETLALIAVSLLAGSLLNTVLKGTAFELPTFVCVLFVGVLLRNGLSAFGFYHVFEREVSVLGNVSLSLFLAIALMSLKLWDLAALALPFFVLLAAQTLVMALFAIFVTFRVMGRNYDAAVLAAGHCGFGLGATPTAIANMQAVTQRYGASHIAFLVVPMVGAFFIDIINVIVIKLYLALPMFIVG; encoded by the coding sequence ATGTTTGAACTCGATTTTTACGGGACACTTGTCGCCGCCTCTTTAGTGCTGTTGCTCGGGCGCGGCCTGGTCGCACGCATTGGTTTCTTGCGCGCTTACAACATCCCGGAACCGGTTGCCGGCGGCCTGGTGGTAGCCTTGGCACTGCTGGCGTTGCGCAGTTTCGATGTGCATGTGCAGTTTGATACTTCGCTGCAAACCCCTTTGATGCTGGCCTTCTTCGCCACCATCGGTTTGAGCGCAGACTTTGCCAGCCTGAAAAAAGGCGGGCGCGTGGTGGCTGTGTTCCTGCTGGTGGTGACCGGTATGCTACTGGTGCAGAACGCCATGGGTATCGGCCTGGCCACGGTATTAGGGCTCGACCCGCTGATGGGCCTGCTGACCGGCTCGATTTCCCTGTCGGGCGGCCACGGCACGGGCGCTGCGTGGGGGGCAACCTTCACCGAGAAATTTGGCCTTGCCTCGGCGTCCGAGTTGGCGATGGCCTCTGCCACCTTCGGCCTGGTGCTGGGTGGCCTGATTGGCGGCCCGGTCGCCAAGCTGCTGATCAAGCGTGTGCAAACCCCTGAGCATGAAGAGCAAGGCCCACAGCTGCCCAAGGGTTTCGAGCAACCAGACAAAGAACGCCTGATTACATCGTTTTCTTTCGTCGAAACCCTGGCGCTGATTGCCGTCAGCCTGCTCGCAGGCTCGTTGCTTAACACGGTGCTTAAAGGCACTGCATTTGAACTGCCCACATTCGTCTGTGTGTTGTTCGTCGGCGTATTGCTGCGCAACGGCCTCTCGGCATTCGGTTTTTATCATGTCTTCGAGCGGGAAGTTTCGGTACTGGGCAATGTCAGTTTGTCGCTGTTCCTGGCGATTGCCTTGATGTCGCTCAAGCTGTGGGACCTGGCAGCCCTGGCCTTACCGTTCTTTGTGTTGTTGGCCGCGCAAACGCTGGTGATGGCACTGTTTGCGATTTTCGTCACGTTCCGGGTCATGGGCCGCAACTATGATGCGGCAGTGCTGGCTGCCGGGCACTGTGGCTTCGGCCTGGGTGCGACGCCGACGGCGATAGCCAACATGCAAGCGGTGACGCAGCGCTATGGCGCCTCGCACATCGCCTTCCTGGTGGTGCCGATGGTGGGGGCGTTCTTCATCGACATCATCAATGTCATCGTGATCAAACTGTACCTGGCATTGCCCATGTTTATAGTGGGTTAA
- a CDS encoding RidA family protein, giving the protein MKVAIKTLAALALAGAGSVHAQDIVRHGAGSFPISSAVEVPAGKTVVYLSGSVPSVIHPDAPKESLAAYGDTKAQTINVLENIQQQLKELGLGLTDVVKMQVFLVGGPENGGKMDFDGFMAGYTQFFGPAAKQPVLPARSAFQIAGLAHPAWRVEIEVTAVRP; this is encoded by the coding sequence ATGAAAGTGGCTATCAAGACCCTGGCTGCATTGGCATTGGCCGGCGCCGGCAGCGTTCATGCACAAGATATCGTGCGCCACGGTGCTGGCAGTTTCCCGATCTCGTCGGCGGTAGAAGTGCCTGCAGGCAAGACGGTCGTTTACCTGAGCGGTTCCGTTCCGTCGGTTATCCATCCCGACGCCCCCAAGGAGTCACTGGCAGCCTATGGGGATACCAAAGCACAAACCATCAATGTGCTTGAAAACATTCAGCAGCAACTGAAAGAACTGGGTCTTGGCCTCACAGATGTGGTGAAGATGCAAGTCTTCCTGGTAGGCGGCCCAGAGAACGGCGGCAAGATGGATTTCGACGGCTTCATGGCCGGCTATACCCAGTTCTTCGGCCCTGCCGCCAAGCAGCCGGTTCTGCCTGCGCGCTCGGCGTTCCAGATTGCAGGCTTGGCACACCCGGCCTGGCGCGTTGAGATCGAAGTGACTGCGGTTCGTCCCTGA
- a CDS encoding FAD-binding oxidoreductase: MGMTRRKFLIGGGVVAAAAGAGILTPLLTREGRLIPGKPRFGFVEGTEGVLPKQADVVVVGAGILGLMTAINLVERGLSVVVVEKGEIAGEQSCRFYGQVMTYKMPDATFQLHHLAKQRWREMNAKVGADTSYRTQGRVEVPFDEEDLEGVRKWIDVKTREAGSDIPFKTRIIQGNELEQRLRGASSKWTVAGFEEDSGSLDAERASYVMAEYAKKIGVRIYTHCAARGLETQAGAISDVVTEKGAIRTARVIVAGGAWSRLFMQNLGVDVPTLPAYQSQQIISAAPRAPGGNVALPGNIYFREQADGTYATSPRVVVAPVVKESFMYGYKYLPLLAIPDFPVHISLNRQLIDSFTQPTHWKLDEVSPFEKNRLMTAAPDIPELDASLEKLKVEFPAFNEAKLIDQWSGAMAIAPDENPIISQVKEYPGLVINTATGWGMTESPVSSELSADLLLGKAPVLDPTAFSLYRF, encoded by the coding sequence ATGGGAATGACGAGGCGTAAGTTTTTGATCGGCGGCGGCGTCGTGGCTGCTGCAGCTGGCGCGGGGATTCTGACCCCCTTGCTGACCCGCGAAGGCAGGTTGATCCCGGGCAAACCGCGGTTTGGTTTTGTAGAAGGCACCGAGGGCGTGCTGCCCAAGCAGGCGGATGTAGTCGTCGTTGGCGCTGGTATTCTCGGGCTTATGACGGCGATTAACCTGGTCGAGCGTGGCCTCTCGGTAGTTGTGGTTGAAAAAGGTGAGATTGCCGGCGAACAGTCGTGCAGGTTCTATGGTCAGGTCATGACCTACAAGATGCCGGATGCGACATTCCAGTTGCACCATCTTGCCAAGCAACGTTGGCGTGAAATGAATGCCAAAGTGGGTGCAGATACCAGCTATCGCACACAAGGCCGGGTCGAAGTGCCTTTCGATGAAGAAGACCTGGAAGGCGTCAGAAAGTGGATCGATGTCAAAACCCGGGAAGCAGGTTCGGACATCCCCTTCAAGACACGCATCATTCAAGGCAATGAACTTGAGCAGCGGCTGCGCGGTGCATCATCGAAGTGGACGGTTGCAGGCTTCGAGGAAGACTCCGGCAGCCTGGACGCCGAACGCGCATCGTATGTCATGGCCGAGTATGCCAAGAAAATCGGCGTACGGATCTACACCCACTGCGCCGCAAGGGGCCTGGAAACCCAGGCCGGTGCGATCTCCGATGTGGTGACCGAGAAGGGTGCCATCAGGACAGCCCGCGTGATCGTGGCCGGCGGCGCATGGTCCAGGTTGTTCATGCAGAACCTGGGCGTCGATGTGCCTACCTTGCCTGCTTATCAGTCCCAGCAAATCATCAGTGCGGCACCGCGTGCACCCGGTGGCAACGTTGCATTGCCCGGCAATATCTACTTCCGTGAGCAGGCCGACGGTACCTACGCGACTTCGCCGCGCGTCGTGGTTGCCCCGGTGGTCAAAGAGTCGTTCATGTATGGCTATAAATACCTGCCACTGCTGGCGATTCCCGACTTCCCGGTGCATATCTCGCTGAACCGGCAATTGATCGACTCGTTCACTCAGCCAACCCACTGGAAGCTGGACGAGGTTTCGCCCTTCGAGAAAAACCGGCTGATGACGGCGGCCCCTGATATCCCAGAGCTGGATGCATCGCTGGAAAAACTCAAGGTCGAGTTCCCCGCCTTCAACGAGGCGAAGTTGATCGACCAATGGAGCGGTGCCATGGCCATCGCCCCGGATGAGAACCCGATTATTTCGCAGGTCAAGGAGTACCCTGGCCTGGTCATCAATACCGCGACCGGTTGGGGTATGACGGAAAGCCCGGTGTCGTCCGAGTTGTCGGCCGACCTGCTGCTTGGAAAGGCGCCCGTGCTGGACCCGACAGCCTTTAGCCTTTATCGATTCTAA
- the gcvH gene encoding glycine cleavage system protein GcvH, whose protein sequence is MSELRFTEDHEWLRVEADGSVTVGITAFAQNALGDVVFVQLPELQQYEKGSEASTVESVKAASGVYMPLTGEVVEVNAQLEDSPELVNEDPLGDGWFFRFKPADMNEVTALLDQDAYDRLIKANDDA, encoded by the coding sequence ATGAGCGAGTTGCGTTTCACTGAAGATCACGAATGGCTGCGCGTCGAAGCCGACGGCAGCGTCACCGTGGGCATCACCGCCTTCGCCCAGAACGCTTTGGGCGATGTGGTTTTCGTGCAACTGCCCGAGCTGCAGCAGTATGAGAAAGGCAGCGAAGCGTCTACCGTCGAGTCGGTGAAGGCCGCCAGCGGCGTGTACATGCCGCTGACCGGTGAAGTGGTCGAGGTCAATGCCCAGCTCGAAGACAGCCCGGAACTGGTCAACGAAGACCCGCTGGGCGATGGCTGGTTCTTCCGCTTCAAACCCGCCGATATGAACGAAGTCACCGCCCTGCTCGACCAGGACGCCTACGACCGCCTGATCAAAGCCAACGACGACGCCTGA